The Glandiceps talaboti chromosome 1, keGlaTala1.1, whole genome shotgun sequence genome has a segment encoding these proteins:
- the LOC144434774 gene encoding short transient receptor potential channel 4-like, producing MQRIVIKPHGEDEFLRLVEEGEVKQVKLLLQAGNIDINCVGVRRRKPVTALQIAANNNNFQMVKLLHNNGAQPLTHPITPNGGEDDVWDDDSRYNMYNAICSPAYLCILHENPPDAAIDISESLLDLSEAREIADTSKDIYLDLSRRTREFLVEILDCCDTSEEVMTLLNGRDQSEGEESYKQDKLSLLRKAIDSDEKEFVSHRKCQKVVKKEWLRGQPKWHTRNGFHWTTLYAFYGFLVYLLAMPILSLIYIVAPCSPVAKVLDTPKSKFLTHMSSHFLFISFVMIEDIALHTEPTIDIHVVKEIVLCVILVYLASYGWLLVVQCYMHGMKKFFTDIKSLVDVFNVVILIMDVSLHLIDEITQNVNILVKIFFDTGTSIALVLVCLRFLRYFYLSTFIGQLLLLLVAMRTEIYRFMVIYIYVVGAFTFGFYYLYYELADNGYFSSFSSIVQSLLMVVFGSDPTSGLSVEVTYNSTSGEVHDVSVVVEVIGVTLYVLFGTVIIMVLLNTSIALMSDTYSKLKENIDVEWKFVRTKIWLEYMDCPVVPPPFNIIIPSGACIKYIYHRICSKKTAKVGQENQTNNPNGVEDDDPVIVRNIQYDKLVKTLLHRYTLLKGLVKDDDDGLFNLKAEHKNQHLSQTNTYSNTTADRDTEKSIEYI from the exons ATGCAGCGGATTGTCATAAAACCTCACGGAGAGGACGAGTTTTTACGACTGGTAGAAGAAGGAGAAGTGAAACAAGTGAAACTACTACTACAG GCTGGAAATATAGACATTAATTGCGTAGGTGTAAGAAGAAGGAAACCAGTAACGGCACTTCAGATTGCAGCGAACaataacaattttcaaatgGTGAAATTATTACACAACAATGGGGCCCAGCCTCTGACGCATCCAATAACCCCAAATG GGGGAGAAGATGATGTTTGGGATGATGACTCGcgatacaacatgtacaatgccaTCTGTAGTCCagcatatttatgtattttacacGAGAATCCACCAGACGCAGCCATCGATATATCCGAGAGTTTACTCGATTTATCAGAGGCAAGAGAAATCGCTGATACTTCAAAG GACATATACCTAGACCTATCCAGGCGAACCAGGGAGTTTCTTGTTGAGATCCTTGATTGTTGTGACACCTCAGAAGAGGTTATGACTTTACTGAATGGCAGGGATCAAAGTGAAGGGGAAGAATCGTACAAACAAGACAAATTAAGTCTACTCAGAAAAGCAATCGATAGTGATGAGAAAGAG TTTGTATCCCATCGGAAATGTCAGAAAGTTGTCAAGAAAGAATGGCTTCGAGGCCAACCAAAGTGGCACACCAGGAACGGATTTCACTGGACAACGTTGTATGCTTTCTATGGATTTCTCGTATATCTTCTCGCTATGCCGATTCTTTCTCTCATTTATATTGTTGCACCGTGTTCACCAGTTGCGAAGGTTCTTGACACTCCAAAGTCGAAGTTCCTCACTCACATGTCATCTCACTTTTTGTTCATATCCTTTGTGATGATTGAAGATATCGCACTGCACACTGAGCCAACCATAGATATACACGTAGTGAAGGAAATTGTACTTTGTGTGATACTGGTGTATCTTGCATCTTACGGATGGCTTCTGGTCGTTCAGTGTTATATGCATGGGATGAAGAAGTTCTTCACTGACATCAAGAGCTTAGTTGATGTATTCAACGTGGTGATCTTGATAATGGATGTATCGCTACATCTCATAGATGAAATCACACAGAACGTCAACATACTTGTGAAGATTTTCTTTGACACTGGGACATCGATCGCCCTAGTGCTTGTCTGTTTACGTTTCCTGCGATACTTCTACCTCAGTACGTTTATTGGAcagttgttattgttattagtTGCTATGAGGACGGAAATCTATCGATTTATGGTGATATACATTTATGTGGTTGGCGCATTCACTTTTGGATTTTATTATCTATACTATGAGTTAGCCGACAATGGTTATTTTAGCAG CTTTAGTTCGATAGTTCAGTCGTTACTGATGGTTGTCTTTGGATCGGATCCAACATCAGGCTTATCCGTGGAAGTCACTTATAACTCTACATCCGGGGAAGTTCATGACGTATCAGTTGTGGTGGAGGTTATTGGAGTTACGCTTTACGTCTTATTTGGTACTGTCATCATTATGGTATTGTTGAATACGTCGATAGCTCTCATGTCAGACACATATTCCAAATTGAAG GAAAACATCGACGTGGAATGGAAATTCGTACGAACAAAAATCTGGTTGGAATACATGGACTGTCCTGTTGTACCGCCTCCGTTCAACATCATTATACCATCTGGTGCTTGCATCAAGTATATCTATCACAGAATATGTTCGAAGAAAACAGCGAAAGTCGGTCAAGAGAACCAA ACAAATAACCCAAATGGAGTTGAAGATGATGACCCTGTCATTGTGAGAAACATCCAATATGACAAG CTGGTGAAAACATTGCTTCATCGGTACACGCTTCTAAAGGGACTTGTGAAAGATGACGATGACGGACTATTTAATCTCAAGGCTGAACACAAGAACCAGCATTTAAGCCAGACGAATACATACTCAAATACTACAGCGGATCGAGACACAGAAAAATCAATAGAATATATCTAA